The stretch of DNA TTCCTGCACCAGCACCCCGCCGGAGATGCTGCGCATTTCCGTCTCGCCCGCGGAGGCCAGCATGGAGGGAATCAGCGCCAGCCGGTTGCGGCGGCGGCTGCGCAGTATGTCCAGCGCGCCGTCCTCAAAATCCGGGGCGGCTATAAGCTCAAAGACCTCGCCGTCCAGCAGTTGCGCGGCCTTTTCGGTAAGCCTGCGGTTGAATACCGCCGTGCCGCCGGGCGCGCCCTGGCGGTCGGTGTCAAAAGCCAGGCGGAACGCCTCCGCGGTGTTGTGCGCGCAGGCCGCGCCGCAGGGCGCGCCGTGCTTGACGATAACGCAGGCCGCGCCGGTGAACTCGCAGGCGGTTTCCCAGGCGCAGTCCAGGTCCAGGTAATGGTTGAAGCTAAGCGGCCTGCCGTGGATGATGCGCGACTGGGACACTCCCCACGGCCTTGCGCCGCTTATGTCGTAAAGCGCGGCCTGCTGCTGCGGGTTTTCGCCGTAGGCCAGCGCGGCCTGCTGCTTTAGCGCAAGCACAAGCTCGTCGCCCAGCATGTCGCCGCGGCGCTCGGCCAGGAACTGTGCGGCGGTGGCGTCGTAATAGGCGCAGCGCATGAGGGCCTTCACCGCCAGCTGGCGGCGGCGTCTGGGCGGAATCTCGTTGAACTCGGCTATGGCGGCAAGGGTTATGGCGTAATCCGAAAAATCGCACAAGACGGCGGTTGTCTCCCAGGCGCGGGCGGCGGCGCGCAGCACGGCATTGTTCCAGATGTCCATGTACTGCGCCAGCTCCTCGATGGAAAACCCCTCCTGCGCCGTCATCTCCGCCACGGGGTAGAAATTGCAGACCACCACGTCGGGCCGGGGGATGCCGGCGTCCTCCAGCTCGCGCGCGCAGTCCGGCGCGGCCTCAAGCGTGCGCACAATCTGCTCCGGCCTGGGCGGCTCGTCCAGCCCCTCGTTTACCTCCAGTTCCGCCTGCGCTATTATTTTCGCAGTGGAGCCGGAGGCCAGCAATTCATATCCCGCCGCGTGCAGGCCGTAGGCCAGTTCGGCGATTCCTTTCTTGCTCCAGACGCTTAAATATGCGGTTTTCATTTCAACAAATCCATAAACTCGCTCTCGCTGATTATTTTAACCCCCAGCGACTGCGCCTTTTTAAGTTTGGAGCCGGCATCCTCCCCCGCCACGACAAAGGAGGTTTTAGCCGAGACCGAGGCTATATCCTTGCCGCCCAGCGCGCGCACGTTATGTTTTGCCTCGGCGCGCGTCATGGATTTAAGCTCGCCGGTGAAGACGAATGTCTTTCCCGCAAGCGGCAGCGCGCCCGAAGGCGCCTGCTGTTCCGGCTCGGTGAAATTAAGCCCCGCCTTTTCCAGCTGCGCCACAAGTTCCCGCCCGTGCCCGCTGGAAAAAAAACCGTGGACGGATTGCGCCACCACCGGCCCGACTTCCTGTATTTTTTCAAGCTCCTCAAGCGGGGCCGCCGCCAGCGCGGACATGGTTTTAAAGCGCGCCGCCAGCACAAGCGCGGTCTTCTCTCCCACATGCGCTATCCCGATCGCGAAAACAAGACGGGACAATTCCCGCGCCTTGCTTTTCTCTATGGCGGCGGCGAGGTTGGCGGCCCGCTTGTCCGCGAACAGCTCCAGTATCAGAAAATCCTCTTTTTTCAGCGAATAAATATCCGCCGGAGTTTTGGCCATGCCGCGCGCGAGCAGCTGGTCCACCGCCGCGTCGCCAAGGCCTTCTATATCCATCGCGTTGCGGGAGGCGAAATGCAGAATGCGCTCGCGGATTTGCGCGGGGCAGGCGGGGTTTATGCAGCGCAGCGCGGCCTCGCCCTCGCTGCGGTAAAGCGGCGCGGAGCAGGAGGGACAGTCTTTCGGCGGGACAATAGCGCGCTCCGTGCCGGTGCGCTCGTCCGCCATGGCGCGGACTATTTTGGGAATAACCTCGCCGGCGCGCTCTATGACCACCTTGTCGCCTTCTTTGATTCCCAGCCGGGCGATTTCGTCAAAATTGTGCAGCGTCGCGCTGGAAATGACCACTCCGGCGCAGGCGACCGGCTCCAGCTCCGCCACGGGGGTTACCACGCCTGTCCTGCCCACGGAGAAAACGACTTTTTTCAGCGCAGTAACCGCCTGCTGCGCCGGGTATTTGAAGGCGACGGCCCAGCGTGGGCTTTTGGAGGTGAAACCAAGCAGCCGCTGCCATTGCAGCTCGTCCACCTTTACCACCAGGCCGTCTATGTCGTATTCCAGCGCGGCGCGTTTTGCGGCGCAATCGTTATAAAATTCCACCGCCTCGTCTATGGAGACGCAGTGTTTCCGCAGTTTTGAGACGGCAATTCCCCACTGCCCGCAGCGCGCCAGGAATTCCCAGTGGGATTTAGGCTCCGGCATTCCGCTTATCCGGCCATGGGAATGCGCGAAAAACCGCAGCCCCCGCCCCGCCGTGATTTGCGGGTCCTTCTGGCGCAGCGAGCCTGCCGCCGCGTTGCGCGGATTGGCGAAAGGCGGCGCGCCCGCGATTGCCTGCCTCTGGTTAAGCGCGGCGAAATCCGCCTTGTCCATGAACACCTCGCCGCGTATTTCCGCCAGCTCCGGCGCATTGTCCAGGGAAAGGGGGACGGAGCGTATGGTTTTGACGTTGGCGGTTACATCCTCGCCGGTTTCGCCGTCGCCGCGGGTGGCGGCGGTTTCCAGCAGGCCGTTTCTGTAAACCAGCGCGCAGGAGAGGCCGTCTATTTTCGCCTCCACCACCAGCGCGGGGGAAGTGCCGTCCAGACCTTTTTTAACGCGCTCGTGCCATGTCCGTATCTCGCCTTCGGAATAGGTGTTGTCCAGCGAAAGCATGGGCGGGTTGTGTTTTACCGCCGCGAACTCGCGCGAGGGCTGCCCGCCCACCCGCCGCGTAGGAGAATCCGGCGTCAGCAGATGCGGGTTGGCGGCTTCAAGCCCGCGCAGCTCGCGCATAAGCGCGTCGTATTCATTGTCGGAAATTTCCGGCGCGTCGTTTACGTAGTAAAGCGCGTCGTGGCGGCGGATTTCGCGGCGAAGCTGTTCAATCCGGT from Elusimicrobiales bacterium encodes:
- the ligA gene encoding NAD-dependent DNA ligase LigA translates to MNPENRIEQLRREIRRHDALYYVNDAPEISDNEYDALMRELRGLEAANPHLLTPDSPTRRVGGQPSREFAAVKHNPPMLSLDNTYSEGEIRTWHERVKKGLDGTSPALVVEAKIDGLSCALVYRNGLLETAATRGDGETGEDVTANVKTIRSVPLSLDNAPELAEIRGEVFMDKADFAALNQRQAIAGAPPFANPRNAAAGSLRQKDPQITAGRGLRFFAHSHGRISGMPEPKSHWEFLARCGQWGIAVSKLRKHCVSIDEAVEFYNDCAAKRAALEYDIDGLVVKVDELQWQRLLGFTSKSPRWAVAFKYPAQQAVTALKKVVFSVGRTGVVTPVAELEPVACAGVVISSATLHNFDEIARLGIKEGDKVVIERAGEVIPKIVRAMADERTGTERAIVPPKDCPSCSAPLYRSEGEAALRCINPACPAQIRERILHFASRNAMDIEGLGDAAVDQLLARGMAKTPADIYSLKKEDFLILELFADKRAANLAAAIEKSKARELSRLVFAIGIAHVGEKTALVLAARFKTMSALAAAPLEELEKIQEVGPVVAQSVHGFFSSGHGRELVAQLEKAGLNFTEPEQQAPSGALPLAGKTFVFTGELKSMTRAEAKHNVRALGGKDIASVSAKTSFVVAGEDAGSKLKKAQSLGVKIISESEFMDLLK